From a region of the Acanthochromis polyacanthus isolate Apoly-LR-REF ecotype Palm Island chromosome 3, KAUST_Apoly_ChrSc, whole genome shotgun sequence genome:
- the aars2 gene encoding LOW QUALITY PROTEIN: alanine--tRNA ligase, mitochondrial (The sequence of the model RefSeq protein was modified relative to this genomic sequence to represent the inferred CDS: inserted 1 base in 1 codon), with product MSRLLFWGLRPLGGPTGLLPTAPGRSFGGSVPELPAAQVRSTFLDFFRQKHGHLLVPSSPVRPRGDPSLLFVNAGMNQFKPIFLGTVDPRSPMASYRRVVNSQKCVRAGGKHNDLDDVGRDTYHHTFFEMLGTWSFGDYFKEEACRMAWSLLTEHYGIPADRLYVSYFGGDAASRLQSDEETRHIWLDMGIPPSRLLPFGLKENFWEMGDSGPCGPCTEIHYDHVGGRDAARLVNADSPDVVEIWNLVFMQYNREADLSLRRLPQFSVDTGMGLERLVSVLQGKRSTYDTDLFTPLLHAVHQRSRAAPYGGRTGSEDQDRVDLAYRVVADHIRTLSVCIADGVHPGMSGAELVLRRILRRAVRFCVEVLQAPQGTLASLVPTVAHLLGDVYPELHKEADRIVDVINENEAQFLWSLQQGSRLIQRTLTRKDYKHGVFPASVAWSLHRDLGFPLDLVDLMLEDRGVQVDRQELDRIIAENHKVLSEQSGVELSVMLDVLSLAELQRLGVPHTDDSLKYAYRLEKDRYEFPACRATVLALYDGQTLVSEVPEGRRCGVVLDLTCFYSEQGGQSHDRGYFTRHGLQDVVFPVEAVLRAGGYVVHQVTTADSLKTGDQVHLHLDQVHRMSCMVKHTATHLLNFALKKVLGSSVQQRGSHVSADRLRFDFTVKGSLSISQLQQVERCVSDVVTANQIVHSQELPLQRAKSIRGLRTVDEVYPDPVRVVSVDLAASELLDHQTDRETSVELCCGTHLLRTGDIEDLVIVSERQMVKGISRVVAVTGREAAGAREAGQVLLQDVDSLAARLAGSAPSSLDSAQQLSKEVGVLSDAVDNTPIPQWQRRELQARLKALQRSSNTTVRKLETREAAVRAQALLEKNGRKELLVDAVETDSLSVVMKTVNQLSSVTPLSHVMLLAHQQHSEKVLCACQVPKDSPWITASDWAVAVCRHLGGSAGGSALVAKGTCSSTDINEAXRWAEQFARQKTQQ from the exons ATGTCCCGGCTGCTGTTCTGGGGGCTCCGGCCGCTCGGCGGTCCGACGGGGCTCCTCCCCACCGCCCCGGGTCGCTCCTTCGGCGGCTCTGTTCCCGAGCTTCCCGCCGCTCAGGTCCGCAGCACCTTCCTGGACTTCTTCCGACAGAAACACGGACACCTGCTGGTTCCGTCCTCCCCGGTCCGGCCCAGAGGGGACCCCAGCCTGCTGTTCGTCAACGCCGGCATGAACCAG TTTAAGCCCATCTTCCTGGGAACGGTGGATCCTCGCAGTCCGATGGCGTCGTACCGCCGCGTGGTCAACAGCCAGAAGTGTGTCCGAGCCGGCGGCAAACACAACGACCTGGACGACGTGGGCAGAGACACCTACCATCACACCTTCTTCGAGATGCTGGGGACCTGGTCCTTCGGAGACTACTTCAAG gAGGAGGCGTGTCGGATGGCGTGGAGTCTCCTCACAGAGCATTATGGGATACCTGCAGACAGACTCTACGTGTCCTACTTTGGTGGAGACGCAGCGTCAAGACTTCAGTCTGACGAGGAGACCCGACACATCTGGCTGGACATGGG GATTCCTCCTAGTCGCCTCCTGCCGTTTGGCCTGAAGGAGAACTTCTGGGAGATGGGGGATTCGGGCCCCTGTGGACCCTGCACCGAGATCCACTACGACCATGTCGGGGGCCGCGACGCCGCGAGGCTCGTCAACGCCGACAGTCCAGATGTTGTGGAGATCTGGAACCTGGTCTTCATGCAGTACAACAG GGAGGCGGACCTCAGTCTGCGGCGGCTGCCCCAGTTCAGCGTGGACACTGGGATGGGACTGGAGCGACTGGTGAGCGTCCTGCAGGGCAAGAGGTCCACCTACGACACGGACCTGTTCACCCCGCTGCTGCACGCTGTGCACCAG AGGTCCAGGGCGGCTCCGTATGGCGGTCGGACCGGGTCAGAGGACCAGGACCGGGTGGATCTGGCCTACAGAGTCGTGGCCGATCACATCCGGACTTTATCTGTCTGCATTGCTGATGGAGTTCATCCGGGAATGTCCGGAGCCGA gCTGGTCCTGCGGAGGATTCTGCGGCGTGCCGTCCGGTTCTGCGTCGAGGTTCTCCAGGCACCTCAGGGAACGCTGGCCAGCCTGGTTCCAACCGTTGCCCACCTGCtg GGCGACGTGTATCCGGAGCTGCACAAGGAGGCGGACCGG ATCGTGGACGTGATCAACGAGAACGAGGCTCAGTTCCTGTGGTCGCTGCAGCAGGGCAGCCGGCTGATCCAGCGCACGCTCACCAGGAAGGACTACAAACATGGAGTCTTCCCTG cctCCGTGGCCTGGTCTCTGCACCGGGACCTGGGCTTCCCTCTGGACCTGGTAGACCTCATGCTGGAGGACCGGGGCGTCCAGGTGGACCGCCAGGAGCTGGACCGGATCATCGCAGAGAACCACAAG GTGTTGTCGGAGCAGTCGGGTGTTGAGTTGTCGGTGATGCTAGACGTTCTCAGCCTGGCGGAGCTGCAGCGTCTTGGGGTTCCTCACACCGACGACAGTCTGAAGTACGCCTACCGGCTGGAGAAGGACCGCTACG agttcccagCATGCCGAGCGACGGTCCTGGCGCTGTACGACGGCCAGACGCTGGTGTCGGAGGTTCCTGAGGGGCGGCGCTGTGGAGTCGTCCTGGACCTCACCTGCTTCTACTCGGAGCAGGGCGGACAGTCACATGACCGGGGCTACTTCACCCGCCACGGCCTGCAG GACGTGGTGTTCCCGGTGGAGGCGGTGCTGCGGGCCGGAGGGTACGTGGTCCATCAGGTGACCACAGCCGACAGCCTGAAGACCGGGGACCAGGTCCACCTGCACCTGGACCAG GTCCACAGGATGTCCTGTATGGTTAAACACACGGCCACTCACCTCCTGAACTTTGCTCTAAAGAAGGTTCTCGGTTCTTCGGTTCAGCAGAGAGGATCTCATGTGTCGGCTGATCGTCTTCGCTTCGACTTCACCGTAAAG GGTTCTCTGAGCATctctcagctgcagcaggtagaaAGGTGTGTCAGCGACGTGgtcacagccaatcagatcgTCCACAGCCAGGAGCTTCCTCTGCAGAGAGCCAAGAGCATCCGAGGGCTGAGGACGGTGGATGAG GTGTACCCTGACCCGGTCCGGGTGGTGTCGGTAGATCTTGCAGCCTCTGAGCTCCTGGACCATCAGACGGACAGAGAGACGTCTGTGGAGCTCTGCTGTGGAAC TCACCTGCTTCGGACCGGAGACATCGAGGACCTGGTGATCGTCTCTGAGAGACAGATGGTGAAAGGAATCAGTCGGGTCGTCGCGGTGACGGGACGGGAGGCAGCAGGG GCCCGGGAGGCCGGTCAGGTTCTATTGCAAGATGTCGACTCTCTGGCAGCCAGACTGGCAGGCTCCGCCCCCTCCAGCCTCGACTCCGCCCAGCAGCTCTCCAAGGAGGTCGGCGTCCTCTCTGAC GCGGTAGATAACACCCCCATCCCCCAGTGGCAGCGCAGAGAACTGCAGGCTCGACTCAAAGCTCTGCAGAGGAGCAGCAACACAACTGTCAGGAAACTGGAGACCAGAGAG GCTGCAGTCAGAGCTCAGGCTCTGCTGGAGAAGAACGGCAGGAAGGAGTTGCTGGTGGACGCTGTGGAGACGGACTCTCTGTCG GTGGTGATGAAAACGGTGAATCAGCTGAGCTCTGTCACTCCTCTCAGTCACGTGATGCTTCTGGCTCACCAGCAGCATTCTGAGAAGGTCCTGTGTGCCTGTCAGGTTCCCAAG GACTCTCCGTGGATCACGGCCTCTGATTGGGCGGTGGCGGTGTGTCGTCACCTCGGAGGGAGCGCCGGGGGCTCGGCGCTGGTCGCCAAGGGAACCTGCAGCAGCACTGACATCAACGAGG TTAGGTGGGCTGAGCAGTTTGCCCGCcagaaaacacagcaatga